The proteins below come from a single Plantactinospora sp. KBS50 genomic window:
- a CDS encoding ABC transporter permease produces the protein MSFHLSYQEAPGNPWFSWQYVRDNSETILAALREHASLTGQAVLIAALVAVPLAVAAYWFRSLTGPILAFSGVLYTIPSLALFSFVAPYVGTGTSTVLIGLVIYALLLIIRNTLAGLNQVPAEVRDAAEGMGYGRFARLVRIDLPLALPGILTGLRLATVSTVALVTVGVLVGHGGLGQLIIGGFRNNFYRAEILTGTLLCVGLALVLDLLLAGVGRLLTPWLTRRSVR, from the coding sequence ATGTCCTTCCACTTGAGCTATCAGGAAGCTCCGGGCAATCCGTGGTTCTCCTGGCAGTACGTGCGGGACAACTCGGAGACCATACTCGCCGCGCTGCGCGAGCACGCTTCGCTCACCGGGCAGGCCGTGCTGATCGCCGCCCTGGTGGCGGTCCCGCTCGCCGTGGCGGCGTACTGGTTCCGCTCCCTCACCGGGCCGATTCTCGCATTCTCCGGAGTGCTCTACACGATTCCCTCGCTGGCCCTGTTCTCGTTCGTCGCCCCGTACGTGGGCACCGGCACCTCCACCGTGCTGATCGGGCTGGTCATCTACGCCCTGTTGCTGATCATCCGGAACACCCTGGCCGGCCTGAACCAGGTGCCGGCCGAGGTGCGCGACGCGGCCGAGGGGATGGGGTACGGCAGATTCGCCCGGTTGGTGCGGATAGATCTCCCGCTGGCGCTGCCCGGCATCCTCACCGGCCTGCGGCTGGCCACGGTGTCGACGGTGGCGCTGGTGACCGTCGGTGTCCTGGTCGGGCACGGCGGCCTCGGCCAGTTGATCATCGGCGGCTTCCGGAACAACTTCTACCGCGCCGAGATCCTCACCGGGACCCTGCTCTGCGTGGGTCTGGCCCTCGTGCTGGACCTCCTGCTGGCCGGCGTCGGCCGGCTCCTCACCCCGTGGCTGACCCGGCGGAGCGTGCGATGA
- a CDS encoding ABC transporter ATP-binding protein: MDVTPDAGATADRGSPRPAAAPITLEHIRKRYPDGTEAVGDLSLEIRSGELMVLIGPSGCGKSTVLRMINRLIEPTSGRIRLGDEDVTDVDPVQLRRRMGYVIQNVGLFPHQTIRTNVGTVPRLLGWPSTRIRARADELLELVGLDPGTFGRRYPHELSGGQRQRVGVARALAADPVVLLMDEPFSAVDPIARTRLQEEFLRLQAEVRKTIVLVTHDLDEAIRLGDRIAVLSQGGRLEQYDPPAKLLGEPSSPFVREFVGTDRGIRRLAVTPVTRELLDPVEGTDAAKLPAVQLGTSLYDALAALLVANADHARVLHQGQPVGLLSRHRVLSIDYPAETGQV; this comes from the coding sequence GTGGACGTTACCCCGGACGCCGGTGCCACCGCCGACCGCGGATCCCCGCGGCCGGCCGCCGCCCCGATCACCCTGGAGCACATCCGGAAGCGGTACCCGGACGGCACCGAGGCGGTCGGCGACCTGAGCCTGGAGATCAGGTCCGGCGAGCTGATGGTGCTGATCGGCCCCTCCGGCTGCGGCAAGTCCACGGTGCTCCGCATGATCAACCGGTTGATCGAACCGACCTCCGGCCGGATACGGCTCGGCGACGAGGACGTCACGGACGTCGACCCGGTCCAGCTCCGTCGGCGGATGGGGTACGTCATCCAGAACGTCGGCCTCTTCCCGCACCAGACCATCCGGACGAACGTCGGCACGGTACCCCGGCTGCTCGGCTGGCCCTCGACGCGGATCCGCGCCCGCGCCGACGAACTGCTCGAACTGGTCGGGCTCGACCCGGGTACGTTCGGCCGGCGCTACCCGCACGAGCTGTCCGGCGGCCAGCGCCAGCGGGTCGGGGTGGCCCGGGCCCTGGCCGCGGACCCGGTGGTGCTGCTCATGGACGAGCCGTTCTCGGCGGTCGACCCGATCGCCCGGACCCGGTTGCAGGAGGAGTTCCTCCGGCTACAGGCCGAGGTACGCAAGACGATCGTGCTGGTCACCCACGACCTGGACGAGGCCATCCGGCTCGGCGACCGGATCGCGGTGCTGTCCCAGGGCGGCAGGCTGGAACAGTACGATCCGCCCGCGAAGCTGCTCGGCGAGCCGTCGTCCCCGTTCGTGCGGGAATTCGTCGGCACCGACCGCGGGATCCGGCGACTCGCCGTGACGCCGGTGACCCGGGAACTCCTCGACCCGGTCGAGGGCACCGACGCGGCGAAGCTGCCGGCCGTGCAGCTCGGCACGTCGCTCTACGACGCGCTGGCGGCCCTGCTGGTGGCCAACGCCGACCACGCGAGGGTGCTCCACCAGGGACAGCCGGTCGGCCTGCTGAGCCGGCACCGCGTACTGAGCATCGACTATCCGGCCGAGACCGGCCAGGTGTGA
- a CDS encoding ABC transporter permease codes for MTYDEPTYRRREFDGTDVYGEADGGTTRSHRAPAPALDDVFDDPAHGEPGRDRIGIHVLCEILLLVAAVVLGYLLYRDDPATLRGHGLRTLLVSASALGLLTLGAGVTLRAAVPNLALGPVVVAAGLYFAENGDQGVVTAMIPAVLVAAAMGLAIAVLVVGFHVPSWAASLAAALGVMVFIQQRSGPVPVQGGYDPTRTASYLFGGFAVLAVLAGMFGSIRSIRRMVGRFRPVADPARRRGVAGGVVAAAALVASMVLATAAGVLFAANGASEVRPTTGLDWTGLAIGAAMLGGTSAYGRRGGVFGTLLSVLAVTLFLRYSGLQGWNIALAATAAITLAGGLVVTRLVEAFGRPRATGTGDSGEWATDPDNDWSASTERSDSWSATLPAQPAETRPDPWDADRWGSTNR; via the coding sequence ATGACGTACGACGAGCCGACCTATCGGCGGCGGGAGTTCGACGGCACCGACGTGTACGGCGAAGCCGACGGCGGGACGACCCGCTCGCATCGCGCGCCGGCTCCCGCGCTCGACGACGTCTTCGACGACCCGGCGCACGGCGAGCCGGGTCGGGACCGGATCGGCATACACGTGCTGTGCGAGATCCTGCTGCTGGTCGCGGCGGTCGTGCTCGGCTACCTGCTCTACCGCGACGACCCGGCGACGCTTCGTGGACACGGTCTGCGCACGCTGCTGGTCTCGGCGTCCGCGCTGGGTCTGCTCACGCTCGGGGCCGGGGTGACGCTGCGGGCCGCCGTGCCCAACCTCGCGCTCGGGCCGGTGGTGGTGGCGGCCGGCCTGTACTTCGCCGAGAACGGCGACCAGGGCGTCGTGACCGCCATGATCCCCGCGGTGCTCGTGGCCGCCGCCATGGGGCTGGCGATCGCGGTGCTGGTGGTGGGATTCCACGTTCCGAGCTGGGCGGCGAGCCTCGCCGCGGCGCTGGGCGTGATGGTCTTCATCCAGCAGCGCTCCGGACCGGTCCCGGTGCAGGGCGGGTACGACCCGACGCGTACCGCCAGCTACCTGTTCGGCGGGTTTGCCGTGCTGGCCGTGCTGGCCGGAATGTTCGGGTCGATCCGGTCGATCCGCCGGATGGTGGGTCGGTTCCGCCCGGTGGCCGACCCGGCGCGGCGCCGCGGTGTGGCCGGCGGCGTCGTGGCCGCGGCGGCGCTCGTGGCCTCGATGGTGCTGGCGACCGCGGCCGGCGTGCTGTTCGCGGCCAACGGGGCCAGCGAGGTGCGCCCGACGACCGGCCTGGACTGGACCGGGCTGGCGATCGGCGCCGCCATGCTCGGCGGGACCAGCGCGTACGGCCGGCGCGGCGGGGTGTTCGGAACGTTGCTCTCGGTGTTGGCGGTGACCCTGTTCCTGCGCTATTCGGGCCTGCAGGGTTGGAACATCGCGCTGGCCGCGACGGCGGCCATCACGCTCGCCGGTGGCCTGGTGGTGACCCGCCTGGTGGAGGCGTTCGGCCGGCCGCGGGCAACCGGTACCGGCGACAGCGGCGAGTGGGCGACGGACCCGGACAACGACTGGTCGGCCTCGACCGAGCGGTCCGACTCGTGGTCGGCCACCCTGCCGGCGCAGCCGGCCGAGACCCGCCCCGACCCCTGGGACGCCGACCGGTGGGGTTCCACCAATCGGTGA
- a CDS encoding DUF3180 domain-containing protein has protein sequence MGPTRPASLVVAALVAAALAWLLISAFYADIPALPWLPAVTLAGLAVLEAYAAITTRARIERRPGREPVEPLTVARYAVLAKASSLVGAIFAGFWAGLTGWLAVERTRAASDDLPAAVAGLVASLALIAAALWLERSCRVPERDDDEQDDEGRR, from the coding sequence ATGGGACCCACGAGGCCGGCGAGCCTGGTGGTGGCCGCCCTGGTGGCGGCGGCCCTGGCCTGGCTGCTGATCAGCGCCTTCTACGCCGACATCCCGGCGCTGCCCTGGCTGCCGGCCGTGACCCTCGCCGGTCTGGCCGTGCTGGAGGCGTACGCGGCGATCACCACCCGGGCCCGCATCGAGCGCCGTCCCGGGCGCGAACCGGTCGAACCGCTCACGGTGGCCCGGTACGCCGTGCTGGCCAAGGCGTCGTCGCTGGTGGGCGCCATCTTCGCCGGGTTCTGGGCGGGGCTGACCGGATGGCTGGCGGTGGAACGCACCCGGGCCGCGTCCGATGACCTGCCGGCGGCCGTCGCCGGCCTGGTGGCGTCGCTCGCGCTGATCGCCGCCGCGCTCTGGCTGGAGCGCTCCTGCCGGGTGCCGGAACGCGACGACGACGAGCAGGACGACGAAGGTCGCCGCTGA
- the folK gene encoding 2-amino-4-hydroxy-6-hydroxymethyldihydropteridine diphosphokinase produces MSRAVLSLGSNLGDRLGHLRGAVHGLRDVLVATSGVYETPPWGDADQPAYLNLALLVADPAAAPRDWLVRAQSLEAAAGRRRDPDRRFGPRTLDVDVIGVWNADGEPVVSDDPELVLPHPRAHLRAFVLRPWLEIEPSGRLPGHGRIADLLSGEALASQLRDLRPDPDMRIESDR; encoded by the coding sequence ATGAGCCGGGCCGTGCTGTCGCTGGGCAGCAACCTGGGGGACCGGCTGGGCCACCTCCGCGGGGCGGTGCACGGGCTGCGGGACGTCCTGGTGGCGACCTCCGGGGTGTACGAGACGCCGCCGTGGGGAGACGCCGACCAGCCGGCGTACCTCAATCTCGCGCTGCTGGTCGCGGACCCGGCGGCCGCCCCGCGGGACTGGCTGGTCCGCGCGCAGAGCCTGGAGGCCGCGGCCGGGCGGCGCCGGGACCCGGACCGCCGGTTCGGCCCGCGCACGCTGGACGTCGACGTCATCGGCGTGTGGAACGCCGACGGCGAACCGGTGGTCAGCGACGATCCGGAGCTGGTCCTGCCGCATCCCCGGGCGCACCTGCGGGCCTTCGTGCTCCGGCCGTGGCTGGAGATCGAGCCGTCCGGCCGGCTGCCCGGGCACGGCCGGATCGCCGACCTGCTGAGCGGGGAGGCGCTGGCGTCTCAGCTGCGGGACCTGCGCCCCGACCCGGACATGCGGATAGAGTCGGACCGGTGA
- the folB gene encoding dihydroneopterin aldolase encodes MRDAITLAGLRVRGRHGVYDFERDHGQDFVIDVRLELDLAPAARSDDVADTVHYGELAGRLVAIVAGDPVHLIETLADRLAAACLDDRRVAVATVTVHKPQAPIPHEFADVAVTITRTRPHPGDPGVAAR; translated from the coding sequence ATCCGGGACGCGATCACCCTGGCCGGGCTGCGGGTCCGCGGCCGGCACGGGGTGTACGACTTCGAGCGGGACCACGGCCAGGACTTCGTCATCGACGTACGCCTGGAGTTGGATCTCGCGCCCGCGGCCCGTTCGGACGACGTCGCCGACACGGTGCACTACGGGGAACTGGCCGGCCGGCTGGTGGCGATCGTCGCCGGGGATCCGGTGCACCTGATCGAGACGCTGGCGGACCGGCTCGCCGCGGCCTGCCTCGACGACCGGCGGGTGGCCGTGGCCACGGTCACCGTGCACAAGCCGCAGGCGCCGATCCCGCACGAGTTCGCCGACGTCGCGGTGACCATCACCCGTACCCGGCCGCACCCGGGCGACCCCGGGGTCGCGGCGCGATGA
- a CDS encoding ATP-binding protein, with amino-acid sequence MRSTDYDDGVSAESLDPALVTSPGRGAVARFQPPQPVRRRPASPAAGHGSPEHPDIDSPFLDLFGSSPGGRRPTPGAPRQRHADRPEPGPATPGPATNASATPGGRNGSAAPTARPGPARDPADTPARPAPAPRNTDTAPTARPEEIRRSAAPAQATRRPAPGTADRTGTATARPVSGATGSGAAQGPGTGRTPGTGEGPGTGRDSGSGPGTAAAGTVPPSRPTGADPDAPRVPAYVNEVPGGRPRPGPGARAGTQPAAPTQRDDDRLRAAPARAPASAEAAAAHESGQRHRPPAGMAPPATQHDAGAARPQRPAGGRRPPRRQQTSQPAPVRAPKVKFGDRDPAVELAITEIAGHLTFTPNTVTAWYWLPEVRWAFRPDAEREALLAAISEQYAGLAGFRLHLRRTTRPFPADEWARTLDAHTARPLPTVAGGTSWADHLVAAQRHLLSVNHAEGQTYLGVTFARRSMGDSLTERLLRAFGRGVADSERRKLGRTVEQFDEVLGSFGMRGRRVTAGELEWLMYRSVALCMAPPSALSPVSGGHWERGDLLALTEQVERYRTPYGSTVKLVNRMTGEERHVAVLAVGRMEPLEIPERHEPWLHFHERLPWPMELSSRIDLLGPGDSFRNLEHRLRMIRSQQLDYAQHGMDAPPELERLAMRALVIGDEMTTGLPVESARAHGWHRIAVGGRSREECLERARRLIQLYSRELRVSLQHPKNQDWLAREFIPGEPVANTGYVRRMPVKLLAAALPQAASTVGDRRGDLVGRTAGTCRRPVFLDLHFPMEVRERSGLAVFVAEPGGGKSTLLGALGYLAARRGVQVTLLDPSGPLARLCSMPELRPYSRVLDLTGSEQGTLAPYSLIPTPLRSEFADGAAGDREFEISVSNARAERRMLVQDICMMLVPPQVAREASTATLLRHAVRQVPAEETSRLDDVVACLAGLDDHDGKELANLLLDTAEMPLALLFFGRPPEGLLGADAALTVITMAGLRLPDLKIEREYWSAEEALALPMLHTAHRLAVRRCYGGSMSARKMVGLDEAHFMEGWRSGRSFLVRLARDSRKWNLAALVSSQNPRDILGLDVQNLVSTVFVGRITEDEEVASEALRLLRVPVNDGYEATLASLSAVDTASADRLGFREFVMRDVDGRIQKVRVDVSYVPGLLQHLDTTPAAAAPAVAGLPASISDPEA; translated from the coding sequence GTGCGATCGACCGACTACGACGACGGCGTGTCCGCGGAGTCGCTGGACCCGGCCCTGGTGACCAGCCCCGGGCGGGGAGCGGTGGCCCGCTTCCAGCCACCGCAGCCGGTACGCCGCCGGCCCGCCTCACCGGCCGCCGGTCACGGATCACCGGAACACCCGGACATCGACTCCCCCTTCCTGGATCTGTTCGGCTCCTCCCCCGGCGGTCGCCGCCCGACGCCGGGTGCGCCCCGGCAACGCCACGCCGACCGGCCCGAACCCGGTCCCGCGACACCCGGTCCCGCGACAAACGCTTCCGCGACGCCGGGGGGCCGGAACGGATCCGCGGCCCCGACCGCGCGGCCGGGGCCAGCGCGGGACCCGGCAGACACCCCGGCCCGACCCGCACCGGCGCCACGGAACACCGACACCGCCCCGACAGCCCGGCCCGAGGAGATCCGCCGTTCGGCGGCACCAGCCCAGGCCACCCGGCGGCCGGCGCCCGGAACCGCCGACCGGACCGGTACGGCGACCGCCCGTCCGGTTTCCGGCGCCACCGGATCGGGTGCCGCCCAGGGACCCGGTACCGGTCGGACCCCCGGCACCGGCGAGGGACCCGGTACCGGGCGGGACTCCGGGAGCGGCCCCGGCACGGCGGCGGCCGGCACGGTCCCGCCGAGCCGGCCGACCGGCGCGGACCCGGACGCCCCGCGGGTGCCGGCGTACGTCAACGAGGTGCCCGGCGGCAGGCCGCGGCCGGGACCGGGGGCACGGGCCGGGACCCAGCCCGCCGCCCCGACGCAGCGGGACGACGACCGGCTCCGCGCCGCACCGGCCCGAGCCCCGGCGTCCGCCGAGGCCGCGGCGGCGCACGAGTCCGGGCAGCGGCACCGGCCACCGGCCGGCATGGCGCCCCCGGCGACCCAGCACGACGCCGGCGCGGCCCGCCCGCAGCGGCCCGCCGGCGGACGGCGCCCGCCGCGCCGGCAGCAGACCAGCCAGCCGGCGCCGGTCCGGGCGCCCAAGGTGAAGTTCGGCGACCGCGATCCCGCGGTCGAACTGGCCATCACCGAGATCGCCGGCCACCTCACCTTCACCCCCAACACCGTGACGGCCTGGTACTGGCTGCCCGAGGTCCGCTGGGCGTTCCGGCCGGACGCCGAACGGGAGGCGTTGCTGGCCGCCATCTCCGAGCAGTACGCCGGTCTGGCCGGCTTCCGGCTGCATCTGCGCCGGACCACCCGGCCGTTCCCGGCCGACGAGTGGGCCCGCACCCTCGACGCGCACACCGCCCGTCCGCTGCCCACGGTCGCCGGCGGCACCAGTTGGGCCGATCATCTGGTGGCCGCGCAGCGGCACCTGCTGTCGGTCAACCACGCCGAGGGGCAGACGTACCTCGGGGTGACCTTCGCCCGCCGGTCCATGGGCGACTCGCTGACCGAACGCCTGCTCCGGGCCTTCGGCCGCGGCGTCGCCGACTCCGAACGGCGCAAGCTCGGCCGCACCGTCGAACAGTTCGACGAGGTACTCGGCTCGTTCGGGATGCGTGGCCGCCGGGTCACCGCCGGCGAGTTGGAATGGCTGATGTACCGGTCGGTCGCGCTCTGCATGGCACCGCCGTCGGCGCTCTCCCCGGTCTCCGGGGGGCATTGGGAACGCGGCGACCTGCTGGCGCTCACCGAACAGGTCGAGCGCTACCGCACGCCGTACGGCTCCACGGTCAAGCTGGTGAACCGGATGACCGGGGAGGAGCGGCACGTCGCGGTGCTGGCCGTCGGCCGGATGGAGCCGCTGGAGATACCCGAGCGGCACGAGCCGTGGCTGCACTTCCACGAACGGCTGCCCTGGCCCATGGAGTTGTCCAGCCGGATCGACCTGCTCGGCCCGGGCGACTCCTTCCGCAACCTCGAACACCGGCTGCGGATGATCCGCTCCCAGCAGCTCGACTACGCCCAGCACGGCATGGACGCCCCGCCGGAGCTGGAGCGGCTCGCCATGCGGGCGCTGGTGATCGGCGACGAGATGACCACCGGCCTGCCCGTCGAGTCCGCCCGCGCGCACGGCTGGCACCGGATCGCCGTCGGCGGGCGCAGCCGCGAGGAGTGCCTGGAACGCGCCCGCCGGCTGATCCAGCTCTACTCCCGGGAACTTCGCGTCTCCCTGCAACACCCCAAGAACCAGGACTGGCTGGCCCGGGAATTCATTCCCGGCGAGCCGGTGGCGAACACCGGCTACGTGCGCCGGATGCCGGTGAAGCTGCTGGCCGCGGCGCTGCCGCAGGCCGCCTCCACCGTGGGTGACCGCCGGGGCGACCTGGTCGGGCGGACCGCCGGCACCTGCCGCCGGCCGGTCTTCCTCGACCTGCACTTCCCGATGGAGGTACGCGAGCGGTCCGGCCTCGCGGTCTTCGTCGCCGAACCGGGCGGCGGCAAGTCGACCCTGCTCGGCGCGTTGGGCTACCTCGCGGCCCGCCGCGGCGTCCAGGTCACCCTGCTCGACCCGTCGGGGCCGCTGGCCCGACTCTGCTCCATGCCGGAGCTGCGACCGTACTCCCGGGTCCTCGACCTCACCGGCTCCGAACAGGGCACCCTGGCGCCGTACTCGCTCATCCCGACGCCGCTGCGCAGCGAGTTCGCCGACGGGGCCGCCGGCGACCGCGAGTTCGAGATCTCGGTCTCCAACGCCCGGGCCGAGCGCCGGATGCTGGTGCAGGACATCTGCATGATGCTGGTGCCGCCACAGGTCGCCCGGGAGGCCTCCACCGCGACGCTGCTGCGCCACGCCGTACGCCAGGTGCCGGCCGAGGAGACCTCCCGGCTGGACGACGTGGTCGCCTGCCTCGCCGGGCTGGACGACCACGACGGCAAGGAACTGGCCAACCTGCTCCTGGACACCGCCGAGATGCCGCTGGCGCTGCTGTTCTTCGGCCGTCCACCCGAAGGGCTGCTCGGCGCGGACGCCGCCCTCACCGTGATCACGATGGCCGGCCTGCGCCTGCCCGACCTGAAGATCGAACGCGAGTACTGGTCGGCCGAGGAGGCGCTGGCGCTGCCGATGCTGCACACCGCACACCGGCTCGCGGTGCGGCGCTGCTACGGCGGCTCGATGTCCGCACGCAAGATGGTGGGCCTGGACGAGGCGCACTTCATGGAGGGCTGGCGCTCCGGCCGGTCCTTCCTGGTCCGGCTCGCCCGGGACTCCCGCAAGTGGAACCTGGCCGCGCTGGTCTCCTCGCAGAACCCCCGCGACATCCTCGGCCTGGACGTCCAGAACCTCGTCTCCACCGTCTTCGTGGGGCGGATCACCGAGGACGAGGAGGTCGCCTCCGAGGCGCTCCGGCTGCTGCGGGTGCCGGTGAACGACGGCTACGAGGCGACCCTGGCCTCGCTGTCCGCGGTGGACACCGCGTCGGCCGACCGGCTCGGCTTCCGCGAGTTCGTGATGCGGGACGTGGACGGGCGCATCCAGAAGGTCCGGGTGGACGTCTCCTACGTACCCGGGTTGTTGCAACACCTGGACACCACGCCGGCCGCCGCGGCACCCGCCGTGGCCGGACTGCCGGCCAGCATCTCTGACCCGGAGGCGTGA
- a CDS encoding MFS transporter has translation MARRAVAMILAIGVLALGSLAWSLPGAGPAVAAPPAAGLPARAPADLCTTKEWQADFQSCVQKLTDTGAKTLDCADPPVPGAPDSGLAGWFASRPDSAKEAGPQGLYSTYGYAGYSYTTYDVDGGCASSLIHPDYRFTTTVANGEFMLATAVVGASNALRERAWAPKEMWGWADPLVEQATKAVYQKVFSVFGVLTLAVVGLYLIWRSRQSDLSNAMTTAGWAVLVMVAVTALAAWPVRSANLADGTLVTTLGVVHDAVGPRPQDIPPDQCDDPTPGACEDHRPPAVRASDTATETMLYRNWLRGVLGSADSETAKKYGRALYDAKSLSWEEAEKLRSNPATRDATISAKQLQWMKVAAQIQKEDPEAYEYLKGTQDMDRIGAGFIALLAAVLFAMFDLTASLLVLLGFLIFRWAVIAAPILGTIGLLRPASSGLRRLANAVVAAVFNIAIFGTGAAVYLFAVDLVMSTPTLPGWLQVVLVWLCGVVGWLLLRPYRRITQLGGKDSTEVATSTGSWHRRFFRDMREAARLEVVEPGGTAEPRGAGNARRVLVEQPSLRPEARLEDPTGSTSAADREQPAAPPGPPAPRPAPAPRRRQPAEWTEPDVPDPAPSYAVYRPDSAERAPARETPRIRTEAR, from the coding sequence ATGGCTCGGCGGGCCGTCGCGATGATTCTCGCCATCGGCGTACTCGCCCTGGGCTCGCTGGCCTGGTCGCTGCCGGGCGCCGGGCCGGCGGTCGCGGCGCCGCCCGCAGCCGGCCTGCCCGCCCGGGCGCCCGCGGACCTCTGCACCACAAAGGAGTGGCAGGCCGACTTCCAGTCCTGCGTGCAGAAGCTCACGGACACCGGCGCGAAGACGCTGGACTGCGCCGATCCGCCGGTGCCGGGCGCGCCGGACTCCGGCCTCGCCGGCTGGTTCGCCAGCCGGCCCGACTCGGCCAAGGAGGCCGGCCCGCAGGGGCTCTACAGCACCTACGGGTACGCCGGCTACAGCTACACGACGTACGACGTGGACGGCGGCTGCGCCTCCTCGCTGATCCACCCGGACTACCGGTTCACCACGACGGTGGCGAACGGGGAGTTCATGCTGGCCACCGCCGTGGTCGGCGCCTCCAACGCGCTGCGCGAGCGGGCCTGGGCGCCGAAGGAGATGTGGGGCTGGGCCGATCCGCTGGTCGAGCAGGCCACCAAGGCGGTCTACCAGAAGGTATTCAGCGTCTTCGGCGTGCTCACCCTCGCCGTGGTGGGGCTCTACCTGATCTGGCGGTCCCGGCAGTCGGACCTGAGCAACGCGATGACCACGGCCGGCTGGGCGGTGCTGGTGATGGTCGCGGTCACCGCGCTGGCCGCCTGGCCGGTGCGCTCGGCGAACCTGGCGGACGGCACCCTGGTGACCACGCTCGGCGTGGTGCACGACGCCGTGGGCCCGCGCCCGCAGGACATCCCGCCCGACCAGTGCGACGACCCGACACCGGGGGCCTGTGAGGACCACCGGCCGCCGGCCGTGCGGGCCAGCGACACCGCCACCGAGACCATGCTCTACCGCAACTGGTTGCGCGGGGTGCTGGGCTCGGCGGACAGCGAGACCGCCAAGAAGTACGGCCGGGCGCTCTACGACGCCAAGTCGCTGTCCTGGGAAGAGGCCGAGAAGCTGCGAAGCAACCCGGCCACCAGAGACGCCACCATCAGCGCCAAGCAGTTGCAGTGGATGAAGGTCGCCGCGCAGATCCAGAAGGAGGACCCGGAGGCGTACGAGTACCTCAAGGGCACCCAGGACATGGACCGGATCGGCGCGGGCTTCATCGCGCTGCTGGCCGCGGTGCTGTTCGCGATGTTCGACCTGACCGCCTCGCTCCTGGTGCTGCTCGGCTTCCTGATCTTCCGCTGGGCGGTGATCGCCGCGCCGATCCTGGGCACCATCGGCCTGCTCCGGCCGGCCAGTTCCGGGCTGCGCCGGCTGGCCAACGCCGTGGTGGCCGCGGTCTTCAACATCGCCATCTTCGGCACCGGCGCGGCGGTCTACCTGTTCGCCGTGGACCTGGTGATGAGCACACCGACGCTGCCCGGCTGGCTCCAGGTGGTGCTGGTCTGGCTCTGCGGGGTGGTCGGCTGGCTGCTGCTGCGGCCGTACCGGCGGATCACCCAGCTCGGCGGCAAGGACAGCACCGAGGTGGCCACCTCGACGGGTTCCTGGCACCGGCGGTTCTTCCGGGACATGCGCGAGGCGGCCCGGCTCGAGGTGGTGGAGCCGGGTGGGACCGCCGAGCCGCGCGGCGCCGGAAACGCCCGTCGGGTGCTGGTCGAGCAGCCGAGCCTGCGTCCGGAGGCCCGGCTGGAGGATCCGACCGGCTCCACCTCCGCCGCCGACCGGGAACAGCCGGCAGCCCCGCCCGGCCCCCCGGCGCCCCGACCCGCTCCGGCACCCCGGCGCCGGCAACCGGCCGAGTGGACCGAGCCGGACGTGCCGGATCCGGCGCCCTCGTACGCGGTATACCGGCCGGACTCGGCCGAACGGGCGCCGGCCCGGGAGACGCCGCGGATCCGCACCGAGGCGAGGTGA